The Prunus dulcis chromosome 5, ALMONDv2, whole genome shotgun sequence genomic sequence TGCACTTCGTTCCGTACATACAGGAGAGAGTTCGCATATAGCAGGAACAGTCTTTCTCCCCCTGTAACACATTAAAATAACTAGTCACAGAACAGACTGAGACATGATAATAGCTCCAAAAGACCAAGAAAATACGCAAAGATAAAATCATAAATCATAAATAGATATTCATTcctcaaaattttgaagattaAACCTAGAATTTATACCGGACGAATTGGCAGGCCCATAAAGTTTTCTAGAATTGGAGCTACAGAAGCTTCCCCTCTTCTGGGGTTTAAAGCACAAGCATTTCCGGATTTACGTCCTCCTGACCTGAAGTAATTCTGCGAGAAGCTCAAGTGTTATAACATCATGAAACTGTTACTAGTCCACCATGCACATTACACAAATCTGAATACAAGGTACAAAGGGAAAGAATTGTCATTGACATTGACATCTAAAAACATAATCGTAATCAGTGTATAAAAAACAGTAACTGTGATTGTCATGAAACAGTACACAGTTGTCTTGAAAACACATCCAATAATAAATTAACTGAGTAATTACTATAACTTGATCAAAACAGATGACTCATTTCCCAAACAATATGTTCAAGACCTAATGATTCTATAGTTGTCTATAAGTTAAGGTTTTAGCttatttattcaataatgCATGCTAACCAACGGACTTACAGATAACCAAACTctgaaacccaaaaaaaaaaaaaactaagataCTACGTAATACCAAATATATGAAGTAAAACAGAATCTAGATATTAAGATGAAACAATTGCAACCATAACTTCAGACGGTTTCTGAGAATCATAACGATAATAACCTTGAATTCTGTCTTGCCTGGCTTCTCTGCCAACCCTTCCCTTTCCTTCATCTTGTTCTTTGAAACCTTCAATTAACATGAGAAATTTCAAAACACCAACAAACAGAAAGTGAGCACCATGAACAGAAATATTTCCTGCAATCATACAAGGCCAGAAACATTAATGTCTCAAACACTAAGGTCGACCAAAAGTCCCCATTTCTCTGGCACAACAAATTTCACCACAAAAATGTATGTAAAAGAAAATCTAGATATGAAGATCAAACAATTGCAACCATAACTTCAGATAGTTTCTGAGAATCATAACGATAATAACCTTGCATTCTGTCTTGCCTGGCTTCTCTGCCAACCCTTCCCTTTCCTTCATCTTGTTCTTTGAAACCTTCAATTAACATGAGAAATTTCAAAACACCAACAAACAGAAAGTGAGCACCATGAACAGAAATATTTCCTGCAATCATACAAGGCCAGaaacattgaaaaaacaaataaataaagaagagTTAAGTAAAATCAAATAGTCTTCTTCACAATATACTATGACCAGTAATGCGGTATAAGTAATTCCCAAAATCCTCTCAAACACTAAGGTAGACCAAAAGTCCCCATTTCTCTGGCACAACAAATTTCACCACAAAGATGTATGTAAAAGAGAATCTAGATATGAATATCAAACAATTGCAACCATAACTTCAGATAGTTTCTGAGAATCATAATGATTATAACCTTGCATTCTGTCTTGCCTGGCTTCTCTGCCAACCCTTCCCTTTCCTTCATCTTGTTCTTTGAAACCTTCAATTAACATGAGAAATTTCAAAACACCAACAAACAGAAAGTGAGCACCAAGAACAGAAATATTTCCTGCAATCATACAAGGCCAGAAACATTAATGTCTCAAACACTAAGGTAGACCAAAAGTCCCCATTTCTCTGGCACAACAAATTTCACCACAAAGATGTATGTAAAAGAGACAAGCCAGTTTCAGGATTTCAGTTACAACAAAAAGTAACAAGCATTGAATCAACACAAAAATCTCTTCTATGGCAATTATTTAGCAAATATGAAAGTGGTGCGTCCCTTTATTTCGAGTCAATTCCGCTGAAAAaagtcatcatcatcacagCATAATATACTAACTGATCAAtacattataatttataacaCATGCACACATACATATACACTAACGACAAAACCAATAAACCTATAGAAAGTTAGAAACACAGGCATGGTTCTTCTGCCAGCAATTCTCAGCCCAAATAATGATAACTGAGGCCAGGCAAACATAAAAAGTCTCAATCTCTCAACCATAAACATACATATGCAAGTGCTGAAGGCAAAAGAAGAGAGGTATACCTGATTGTTTTTGCTTCTACGAGTGAGGTTAAACTTGCAATTGGATCCAAACTGATGagtcccagtctttaggttaTGCAAAGAGTCTCCAGCCCCAGGAGGCCTCACTGGATAATGATGTCTTCTGCTTCTTTCTTCATCAACCTTCTTCTGCACCTCACCACCATTCTCATTCTTattttctcctcctcctccatccCTCTCTTCGCTCTGTGTCTTGTATCTATTCTCGTTTCTGATTTCAGTTTCTGGCCCACCACAACTAACCTCGACctcttcttcactttcatcCTTTTCTTCCAAAGACAATTTACAAATTGCATCAATGATGGCAGGATCCCATTCAGCAGGGTCGGCCTGCATCTCACGGAGGACGGCGGGGTCGATTTTTTGAATATCACCAAAGAGGCCAGCATCAAGTTTCCGAATAATACCAAGGAGGGCAGTCTTATGTCTCAGAATCTCCCTAAGGGTGGCAAGATCGCAGTCAGTGTCACCGTGATTTGGGGGAAGGATGTCGTCTTTACCTGGATTTTGGGGAAGGACGCCGTCATTACCGGGATTTGGGGGAACGTCGGAATTTGGGGAAAATGAGTCGTTGTCACCGGGATTTTGGGGAGCGTAGCGATTTTGACATTGTCCTCCTGACCTGAAGTAATTCTGCGACAAGCTCAAGTGTTATAACATCCTGAAACTGTTACTAGTCCACCATCGCTTTGCACAAATTTGAATACAAGGTACAAAGGGAAAGAATTGTCATTGACATCAAAAAACATAATTGTAATAACTGTATAAAAAAGCAATAAGTGATTGTCATGAAACACCATACAGTTGTCGTGAAAACACATCCAATAATAAATTAACTAACTAGTTACTATAAGTTTATCAAAACAGATGACTTACCTTCCCAAACAATATGAACAAACATGTTCAAGACCTAATGATTCTATAGTTGTCTAAAAGTTAGAAGGTTTTAGcttatttattcaattatgcATGCTAACCAGATAACCAACTCATaaacatcatcatcaaaacacaaaaaactgAGACACTACTTAATACCAAATATATGAAGTAAACAAAATCTAGACATGAAGATCAAACAATTGCAGTTAAAACCATAACTTCAGATAGAAAGTTTCTGAGAATCATAACGATAGTAACCTTGCATTCTGTCTGGCCTGGCTTCTCTGCCAACCCTTCCCTTTCCTTCATCTTGTCCTTAGACacctttaattaatataataaatttcaaaacaccAACAAACAGAAAGTGAGCAGCATGAACAGAAATATTTCCTGCAATCATACAAGGCCAGAAACATTAATGTCTCAAACACTAAGGTAGACCAAAAATCCCCATTTCTCTGGCACAACAAGTTTCACCACAAAGATGTATGTAAATGAGACAAACCAGTTTCAGGCTTTCAGCTACAACAAAAAGTAACAAGCATGGAATCAACACAAAAATCTCTTCTATGGCAATATTTTTAGCAAATTTGAAAGTGGTGCGTTCCTTTATTTCGAGTCAATTCCGCTGAAAAAAGTCATCATTATCACAGCATAATACACTAACTGATCAAtacattataatttataatacatGTACACATACAATAAAACTAACGACCAAACCAATAAACCTACAGAAAGGCATGGTTTTTCTGCCAGAAATTTCTCAGCCCAAATAATGATAATTGAGGCCAGGCAAACATAAAAAGTCTTAATCTTTCAACCATAAACATACATATGCAAGTGCTGAAGGCAAAAGAAGAGAGATATACCTGATTGTTTTTGCTTCCACGAGTGCGGTTAAACTTGCAATTGGACCCAAACTTATGAGTCCCAGTCTTTAGATTATGCGAAGAGTCTCCAGCTCCAGGAGGCCTCACTGGGTAATGATGTCTTCTACTTCTTTCATCATCAACCTTCTTCTCCACCTGACCACCATTCTCATTCTTATTTTctactcctcctcctccatccCTCTCTTCACTCTGTCTCttgtttccatttttgtttctgaTTTCAGTTTCTGGCCTACTACAACTAACCTCGACCTCTTGTTCACCTTCCTCCTTTCctttcaaagaaaatttagaaattgCATCAATGATGGCAGGATCCAATTCAGCAGGGTCGACCTGCAGGACCGTGTCGACTTTACCAGGATTTGGGGAAAGCACGTCGTCATTACCTGGATTTGGGGAAGCGTAGAGATTTGGATGCTGTCCTCCTGACCTGAAGTAATTCTGCGACAAGCTCAAGTGTTATAACATCCTGAAACTGTTACTAGTCCACATTCACTTTTCACAGATTTGAATACAAGgtacaaaaggaaagaattgTCATTGACATCTAAAAACATAATTGTAATAACTGTATAAAGAAGCAATAAGCGATTGTCATGAAACACTATACAATTGTCGGGAAGACACATCCAATAATAAATTAACTAACTAGTTACTATAAATTGATCAAAACAGATGACTTACCTTCCCAAACAATATGAACAAATATGTTCAAGACGTAACGATATTATAGTTGTCTAAAAGTTAAAAGGTTTTAGcttatttattcaattatgcATGCTAACCAGATAACCAACTCAGAAACCCCATTATCAAAACTGAGATACAACTTAATACCAAATATATGAAGTAAAACAAAATCTAGACATGAAGATCAAACAATTGCAGTAAAAACCATACATACATAAGCAAATactgaaggaaaaagaagagagatatACCTGATTGTTTTTCCTGTTTTTCCTGTTTTTCCTTCCTGTTTTTCCTTCTCCAGCTTCAGGCCTCACTGGATAATGCTGGCTTCTGCTTCTTTCTTCGCCAATCTTCATCACCTCACTGCCATTGTCATTCTTattttctcctcctcctcctccatccGTCTCTTCGCTCTGTGTCTTCTggtttccattttcattttcttttgcagtTTGGCGCCCGCTACAAGCACTCCTCTCAGCcacttcttcatcttcctcccTTAATTTCAAATACAATTTACGAATCCCACCAATGATGGCAGGATCCCATTCAGCCGGCTCGAGCTGCATCTCTTGGAGGACGGCGGGGTCGACTTTGCGAAGCTCGTCAAGGAGGGTCGGGTGGATTTTCCGAAGGCCATCAAGGAGGACAGGGTCGATTTTCCGAAGCTCATCAAGGACGTCTGGGTCGAATTTTCGAATCTTATCAAGCAGGGCGGGGTCGAGTTTCCGAATTTTATCAAGGAGGGCATCGAGTTTCCGAATCTCTTCAAGGATGGCAAGATCGAGATCAGAGAGTTCAGCATTTGACGGAACGTCGGGATTTGGGAGGCCGATGGGAGCTGTCAACATCACTGCTGATCGTGGTTTTGATGAAGGAAGCTGGGTTGCTGGGTTTGCTTACACCCTGCAGTGCCAGTCACATATCATTACTCATCTGATCACCACGGCATTGAATTCGAGTTTGATTCCCTTCCCTTTAGTTTTGGCTTGTGGAAATTGGGCCAGTGTTTTGATTGGTACAATCAAAGTCATctgctttttccttttctttttttgggtatcaAAGCTGCTTTCGCTTTTGAACGTGAATTTTTCTTCGTCGCGAAGAAAAACTCACGACAGAAAACATTGTGGACTTGAACCTTCACCCTCAATCACAAACATCAACCTCCTTTATGTgttatttgtttgagttgCTTAATTTCATCAACCTATTaccaaaaaatattcaaactCCATTTACCAAGCCCAAAACCAAAGTATGATATCCTTCTTAGTaagttttttataaattaaaaaaaaaaaaaaaaaaatcccttaAGCctaatttgtatttaaaagaaaacccCCTTTCTATCCCTTGTTGGCGgtagttttggttttgggggGACTAAAAAGTTATCCATTACAGAAGTGGCCAATTGAAGATACTCGGGAAGTTATCCATTCCATCAAGTTCTCACATCTGAAACTGAAAGGCCTGTGGCAGCTGGGATAAAAAGTTTGATACATTTCCAAGACTAAATAACATAAAAGGAGTTGCATGTCCTTGGTGATACGAATCCTGTGCTCTAGCATCCATTTCAGTTTTCATGCAAAACTTATTACAGTGACTGCGACTGATTGTAGCATCAGTTCTACTTCTACTTCCAGATGTTCCCTGCCCCATTTGTAGTCGCCGGGTAGCAGAAGGGAAGTTGATAACGACGGATGGTCAAATTTACAAGCTGGCCCAGAATTGAAAATGCCACAGGTACTGTATTGTGTGCAAATGTTCTAGCCCTGGATTTGAAACAAATttggtattaaaaaaaattgtgataaaTGACTTGCACTAATAAAGCGTAATATGTGATCAAAGATAGGCTCTCATAGTTAGTCAAGAATCTTTATGTTGAATACAAAGGACTGGTAATGAACATTTTCGTGGTGCACATTGCTAATTTATCCAAAGGAAGCTAaaaaatttgcaaaatttTTGAACTTCCCAATTATTCCAtcacttaaaaaaattgtgcAACAGCAACTTGTTTGATCCTATTCCATAATTATGTATgcacttaaaaaaaacacacaattTCAAAGAAGAGTGAACTTACTGGTCTCAAAGGGAGGCCTTTGTCACTCAGTGCACATGAGGGGAACAATGCAGTCTGATTTTTTGGATggtgatatttgcaattagaTATAAACTTACAATCCCCTGTTCTTGAGAAGTAAATGCAAGCAGGTTGCCCAGGTCGTTCTGGGAGTTGTTCAACTTGCTTCTGCTGTGGATGTTGTTCATAGGCGTTAGTTTCAGTTACCGAGTAGTTCATAACATATGGTGGGGGGCAGGCATGCTTCTTTCTGGAAGATATTCTAAAGCCTAAACATggcacaaccaaaaaaataaattgaaataaaaaccATGCATGCGAAAATGCAAAAGAGATGCCCATGGCAGTTGAATATGGCAAATGTCATAGCTATGGTATTGTGTGCAAATGCTCTGACGCAGGGatttgaaacaaaatttgtGTGATCAATGGCATTGAATAATGAAGCGTAATATGTGATCAAACACAGGCTCTCAGAGTCATAGTTAGTCAAGAATCTTTCTGCTGAacaagagggaaaaaaaaa encodes the following:
- the LOC117627724 gene encoding uncharacterized protein LOC117627724 isoform X5 translates to MLTAPIGLPNPDVPSNAELSDLDLAILEEIRKLDALLDKIRKLDPALLDKIRKFDPDVLDELRKIDPVLLDGLRKIHPTLLDELRKVDPAVLQEMQLEPAEWDPAIIGGIRKLYLKLREEDEEVAERSACSGRQTAKENENGNQKTQSEETDGGGGGENKNDNGSEVMKIGEERSRSQHYPVRPEAGEGKTGRKNRKNRKNNQNYFRSGGQHPNLYASPNPGNDDVLSPNPGKVDTVLQVDPAELDPAIIDAISKFSLKGKEEGEQEVEVSCSRPETEIRNKNGNKRQSEERDGGGGVENKNENGGQVEKKVDDERSRRHHYPVRPPGAGDSSHNLKTGTHKFGSNCKFNRTRGSKNNQVSKDKMKEREGLAEKPGQTECKNYFRSGGQCQNRYAPQNPGDNDSFSPNSDVPPNPGNDGVLPQNPGKDDILPPNHGDTDCDLATLREILRHKTALLGIIRKLDAGLFGDIQKIDPAVLREMQADPAEWDPAIIDAICKLSLEEKDESEEEVEVSCGGPETEIRNENRYKTQSEERDGGGGENKNENGGEVQKKVDEERSRRHHYPVRPPGAGDSLHNLKTGTHQFGSNCKFNLTRRSKNNQVSKNKMKEREGLAEKPGKTECKVSKNKMKEREGLAEKPGKTECKVSKNKMKEREGLAEKPGKTEFKNYFRSGGRKSGNACALNPRRGEASVAPILENFMGLPIRPGEKDCSCYMRTLSCMYGTKCRFNHPDPTPAGESDPPSGNGNGGLASLQGASSATAARWYAPISLNNAPIYEPIMIPPSQEFPSQNTEWNGYQAPERSMPAPPPYVMNHSVTETNTYEQYPQQKQVQEFPERPGQPVCLYFSRSGDCKHKSNCKYHHPKNQTAVPPSCDKGLLLRPGQNICTQYSAYGICNSGPACKFNHPSL
- the LOC117627724 gene encoding uncharacterized protein LOC117627724 isoform X6; the encoded protein is MLTAPIGLPNPDVPSNAELSDLDLAILEEIRKLDALLDKIRKLDPALLDKIRKFDPDVLDELRKIDPVLLDGLRKIHPTLLDELRKVDPAVLQEMQLEPAEWDPAIIGGIRKLYLKLREEDEEVAERSACSGRQTAKENENGNQKTQSEETDGGGGGENKNDNGSEVMKIGEERSRSQHYPVRPEAGEGKTGRKNRKNRKNNQNYFRSGGQHPNLYASPNPGNDDVLSPNPGKVDTVLQVDPAELDPAIIDAISKFSLKGKEEGEQEVEVSCSRPETEIRNKNGNKRQSEERDGGGGVENKNENGGQVEKKVDDERSRRHHYPVRPPGAGDSSHNLKTGTHKFGSNCKFNRTRGSKNNQVSKDKMKEREGLAEKPGQTECKNYFRSGGQCQNRYAPQNPGDNDSFSPNSDVPPNPGNDGVLPQNPGKDDILPPNHGDTDCDLATLREILRHKTALLGIIRKLDAGLFGDIQKIDPAVLREMQADPAEWDPAIIDAICKLSLEEKDESEEEVEVSCGGPETEIRNENRYKTQSEERDGGGGENKNENGGEVQKKVDEERSRRHHYPVRPPGAGDSLHNLKTGTHQFGSNCKFNLTRRSKNNQVSKNKMKEREGLAEKPGKTECKVSKNKMKEREGLAEKPGKTECKVSKNKMKEREGLAEKPGKTEFKNYFRSGGRKSGNACALNPRRGEASVAPILENFMGLPIRPGEKDCSCYMRTLSCMYGTKCRFNHPDPTPAGESDPPSGNGNGGLASLQGASSATAARWYAPISLNNAPIYEPIMIPPSQEFPSQNTEWNGYQAPERSMPAPPPYVMNHSVTETNTYEQYPQQKQVQEFPERPGQPVCLYFSRSGDCKHKSNCKYHHPKNQTAVPPSCDKGLLLRP
- the LOC117627724 gene encoding uncharacterized protein LOC117627724 isoform X3 — its product is MLTAPIGLPNPDVPSNAELSDLDLAILEEIRKLDALLDKIRKLDPALLDKIRKFDPDVLDELRKIDPVLLDGLRKIHPTLLDELRKVDPAVLQEMQLEPAEWDPAIIGGIRKLYLKLREEDEEVAERSACSGRQTAKENENGNQKTQSEETDGGGGGENKNDNGSEVMKIGEERSRSQHYPVRPEAGEGKTGRKNRKNRKNNQNYFRSGGQHPNLYASPNPGNDDVLSPNPGKVDTVLQVDPAELDPAIIDAISKFSLKGKEEGEQEVEVSCSRPETEIRNKNGNKRQSEERDGGGGVENKNENGGQVEKKVDDERSRRHHYPVRPPGAGDSSHNLKTGTHKFGSNCKFNRTRGSKNNQVSKDKMKEREGLAEKPGQTECKNYFRSGGQCQNRYAPQNPGDNDSFSPNSDVPPNPGNDGVLPQNPGKDDILPPNHGDTDCDLATLREILRHKTALLGIIRKLDAGLFGDIQKIDPAVLREMQADPAEWDPAIIDAICKLSLEEKDESEEEVEVSCGGPETEIRNENRYKTQSEERDGGGGENKNENGGEVQKKVDEERSRRHHYPVRPPGAGDSLHNLKTGTHQFGSNCKFNLTRRSKNNQVSKNKMKEREGLAEKPGKTECKVSKNKMKEREGLAEKPGKTEFKNYFRSGGRKSGNACALNPRRGEASVAPILENFMGLPIRPGEKECPYYMKNGSCKSGTNCTFNHPDPTAIGESGPPSGYIDGGPASVQGASSATAWDSLCVPMIPPSQGISCQNTEWNASQDPEYLPERSIPAPPPYVMNKAVTETNIYEQNPQQKQVEEFPERPGQPICIYFLRKGDCKNRSNCKYHHPKNQTAVPPSCALSDKGLPLRPQQQVEELPQRPGQPVCIYFSTTGDCKFKSNCKYHPPKNQTAVSPSCALNDKGLPLRPGQNICTQYSTYGICNSGPACKFDHPSL
- the LOC117627724 gene encoding uncharacterized protein LOC117627724 isoform X2 — its product is MLTAPIGLPNPDVPSNAELSDLDLAILEEIRKLDALLDKIRKLDPALLDKIRKFDPDVLDELRKIDPVLLDGLRKIHPTLLDELRKVDPAVLQEMQLEPAEWDPAIIGGIRKLYLKLREEDEEVAERSACSGRQTAKENENGNQKTQSEETDGGGGGENKNDNGSEVMKIGEERSRSQHYPVRPEAGEGKTGRKNRKNRKNNQNYFRSGGQHPNLYASPNPGNDDVLSPNPGKVDTVLQVDPAELDPAIIDAISKFSLKGKEEGEQEVEVSCSRPETEIRNKNGNKRQSEERDGGGGVENKNENGGQVEKKVDDERSRRHHYPVRPPGAGDSSHNLKTGTHKFGSNCKFNRTRGSKNNQVSKDKMKEREGLAEKPGQTECKNYFRSGGQCQNRYAPQNPGDNDSFSPNSDVPPNPGNDGVLPQNPGKDDILPPNHGDTDCDLATLREILRHKTALLGIIRKLDAGLFGDIQKIDPAVLREMQADPAEWDPAIIDAICKLSLEEKDESEEEVEVSCGGPETEIRNENRYKTQSEERDGGGGENKNENGGEVQKKVDEERSRRHHYPVRPPGAGDSLHNLKTGTHQFGSNCKFNLTRRSKNNQVSKNKMKEREGLAEKPGKTECKVSKNKMKEREGLAEKPGKTECKVSKNKMKEREGLAEKPGKTEFKNYFRSGGRKSGNACALNPRRGEASVAPILENFMGLPIRPGEKECPYYMKNGSCKSGTNCTFNHPDPTAIGESGPPSGYIDGGPASVQGASSATAWDSLCVPMIPPSQGISCQNTEWNASQDPEYLPERSIPAPPPYVMNKAVTETNIYEQNPQQKQVEEFPERPGQPICIYFLRKGDCKNRSNCKYHHPKNQTAVPPSCALSDKGLPLRPQQQVEELPQRPGQPVCIYFSTTGDCKFKSNCKYHPPKNQTAVSPSCALNDKGLPLRPGQNICTQYSTYGICNSGPACKFDHPSL
- the LOC117627724 gene encoding uncharacterized protein LOC117627724 isoform X1, with protein sequence MLTAPIGLPNPDVPSNAELSDLDLAILEEIRKLDALLDKIRKLDPALLDKIRKFDPDVLDELRKIDPVLLDGLRKIHPTLLDELRKVDPAVLQEMQLEPAEWDPAIIGGIRKLYLKLREEDEEVAERSACSGRQTAKENENGNQKTQSEETDGGGGGENKNDNGSEVMKIGEERSRSQHYPVRPEAGEGKTGRKNRKNRKNNQNYFRSGGQHPNLYASPNPGNDDVLSPNPGKVDTVLQVDPAELDPAIIDAISKFSLKGKEEGEQEVEVSCSRPETEIRNKNGNKRQSEERDGGGGVENKNENGGQVEKKVDDERSRRHHYPVRPPGAGDSSHNLKTGTHKFGSNCKFNRTRGSKNNQVSKDKMKEREGLAEKPGQTECKNYFRSGGQCQNRYAPQNPGDNDSFSPNSDVPPNPGNDGVLPQNPGKDDILPPNHGDTDCDLATLREILRHKTALLGIIRKLDAGLFGDIQKIDPAVLREMQADPAEWDPAIIDAICKLSLEEKDESEEEVEVSCGGPETEIRNENRYKTQSEERDGGGGENKNENGGEVQKKVDEERSRRHHYPVRPPGAGDSLHNLKTGTHQFGSNCKFNLTRRSKNNQVSKNKMKEREGLAEKPGKTECKVSKNKMKEREGLAEKPGKTECKVSKNKMKEREGLAEKPGKTEFKNSFRSGGRHPNLYTTPNPGNDDVLPPNSNIPSNLGNDDVFPQNPGDPDRENGNGNETQSEERDKERSRIHHYPVRFEAGDCWSYLKTGTCNFGPSCKFNHPHRRKNDQNYFRSGGCKPGKAFSFNPRRGEPSVAPVQELNFMDLPICPGEKECPYYMKNGSCKSGTNCTFNHPDPTAIGESGPPSGYIDGGPASVQGASSATAWDSLCVPMIPPSQGISCQNTEWNASQDPEYLPERSIPAPPPYVMNKAVTETNIYEQNPQQKQVEEFPERPGQPICIYFLRKGDCKNRSNCKYHHPKNQTAVPPSCALSDKGLPLRPQQQVEELPQRPGQPVCIYFSTTGDCKFKSNCKYHPPKNQTAVSPSCALNDKGLPLRPGQNICTQYSTYGICNSGPACKFDHPSL
- the LOC117627724 gene encoding uncharacterized protein LOC117627724 isoform X4, whose translation is MLTAPIGLPNPDVPSNAELSDLDLAILEEIRKLDALLDKIRKLDPALLDKIRKFDPDVLDELRKIDPVLLDGLRKIHPTLLDELRKVDPAVLQEMQLEPAEWDPAIIGGIRKLYLKLREEDEEVAERSACSGRQTAKENENGNQKTQSEETDGGGGGENKNDNGSEVMKIGEERSRSQHYPVRPEAGEGKTGRKNRKNRKNNQNYFRSGGQHPNLYASPNPGNDDVLSPNPGKVDTVLQVDPAELDPAIIDAISKFSLKGKEEGEQEVEVSCSRPETEIRNKNGNKRQSEERDGGGGVENKNENGGQVEKKVDDERSRRHHYPVRPPGAGDSSHNLKTGTHKFGSNCKFNRTRGSKNNQVSKDKMKEREGLAEKPGQTECKNYFRSGGQCQNRYAPQNPGDNDSFSPNSDVPPNPGNDGVLPQNPGKDDILPPNHGDTDCDLATLREILRHKTALLGIIRKLDAGLFGDIQKIDPAVLREMQADPAEWDPAIIDAICKLSLEEKDESEEEVEVSCGGPETEIRNENRYKTQSEERDGGGGENKNENGGEVQKKVDEERSRRHHYPVRPPGAGDSLHNLKTGTHQFGSNCKFNLTRRSKNNQVSKNKMKEREGLAEKPGKTECKVSKNKMKEREGLAEKPGKTECKVSKNKMKEREGLAEKPGKTEFKNSFRSGGRHPNLYTTPNPGNDDVLPPNSNIPSNLGNDDVFPQNPGDPDRENGNGNETQSEERDKERSRIHHYPVRFEAGDCWSYLKTGTCNFGPSCKFNHPHRRKNDQNYFRSGGCKPGKAFSFNPRRGEPSVAPVQELNFMDLPICPGEKECPYYMKNGSCKSGTNCTFNHPDPTAIGESGPPSGYIDGGPASVQGASSATAWDSLCVPMIPPSQGISCQNTEWNASQGENICTQYSSYGICNSGPACKFDHPSLSTFLL